Within Spinacia oleracea cultivar Varoflay chromosome 4, BTI_SOV_V1, whole genome shotgun sequence, the genomic segment TCAAAGGGAGTTATTCGAGCATCTGATCTTGCTGTTCATGGTGTTAATGGTAATGTGATCTACTTTTCCATTTAAGTTTTCTTTTGTTAGAATCTTAATCTTGTAAAGTTAAAAGCACATTATTGGATCATGGCACGTTATGATTCTATATAGTACATTGCATATTTGTATTTGTTTCAAGTTTTTTTAGTTGGTGACTGTGCAGGATGTTTGATGGAAATGGGTGAAGCATCAAGTTGTAGAGACTGTATTGAAGGTCAAGAGCCCTCTGAAAAGCGTGCTAAAATATCATGAGTTCGTGACTCTGCAAGATGTTTGGACCTGAACTTGGCAAGTGAACCGAGCGTGGTTGAATGAGTAGAAAACTTTAGTTGATATAGCAGAATGTAGAACAGCAGGTGATCGAAGAAGATTGCTTGACTATTGTTTGTGGCCATGCCGAGCTGCCCTGGTGCCCCCTTTGCTCCTGTATAAAACGCGCATAGTTGGTTTAtaccttctcttttcttttttcttcacTTTTTTCTGTCTTTTCTCCCAttcgcacacacacacacacacctgaCACCACCAAAAACCATGGCTGATGTCTGGTACTTGATTGTCATtctccaaaataaataaataaatcatgaTATATTTTGCGTTCAATCTTCAGAATTTGCATAGGAATGATGAAACTATTGCCAAAATAACTGTGGGGAGGTTTGCATTATGAATTATGGAGTGTTTGGTTTGCATTATTGCAAGACGTTTCCCAGCAGCAGTTATAGTGCAGGTAAAAAAAGATAAGGATGAATTTAAGATGATGCATGTTGGATTCATGAGTTTCAGCCACATATGGAGAAAGTGCTTCTAGCTTAATTAGTTGGCTTTGATGTTCAAATTCTGCTTGAGAAACTTGCCTATGTTTTTCGAGGGGAAAGCAAGTTCAAGttcttgaaaaataataaggcgaCTACTGGATTATTAGTTACATTCAAAGTGGTTACCGAAGTAAAACTAGAAGATGAGATATCGTTGGGAAAGTGACTGGTTTTTTGTTGGGTAAGACCGGAATAATTGGTTATCAGAATAATGCTGCCTATGAAGCTGATCTTGAGGTACGTTTTAGAGATGCAGATTATCCAGGTACATTTTAGAGAACAATTAGTTCTGATAGTCTTTTGTTTCTCTTGCTAGTCTCATACCAATTATTGTTGTCAGTTATTGGAGATTCAGGAAAAGGTCTGGTATCGGTGAGTAAGTATTACTCTGTCCTACTAGATGTCTATCTTCCTTCTGGCAAACTATAACTATCCTCCtggatcatcatcatcatcatcatcatgctGCTAAACTTGTTATTCGATCATTTGCTGATTATTTTCTCGATTGGTACGATTTCTTGCTAGTACAGGTGGACTAGTATAACTCACTAcggtagaaaaaaaaaaaaaactgacacTCGAAGAAGTCTGAAAGACCTGATTGCATATTAGAAATCAAGGAAATCTTCTGTTGCTTATGAGTTATGAGTGCGGCTCCTATCATGCACATTCATCCAGAAACATAATCTGCTCTAAAACTACGCTCTGAACATCAGCACAAGAGTCTGCACAGGTCTGCATCAGTATCCTCTGCACATTTGAAACACAATGAGCAAACTTGAACAAAGTTCTGCAGCACAGAAACTAGCAGTGAAATAGCAATCTAGATAACCAAAGTATCTGATACCCAAATCCAAAGTGTAGGTGACATTGGCGAAGGCCCATAACTGTGTGGGGGCAGACGGGAGGTCTCTTTAGGGGGACTAGTGACGGAGCCAGGATTTTTGAATCGGGgtgttattttttaattggGGTGTCGACATGTTAGTAAAACAGTTATTAGTCCGTGTTAATTTACTTTTTCTAATAAATATAAGGTATAAACGTTTTTGTTTTACAAAATTGGGTGGTCGGCGGCTCACCCTTGAATCCTTGACGCCCCTGTCTCCGCCACTATATGGGACCCTGGTGGGAAGTTTGAGTGGAGGATCACTGACATTGAATCCATGTAGTAATTCTATACTATTTAGTTAATTGTTCAGCACGATTAAGTAAATTTTGAATAGTGTAAATCTCAACCGCTTTACCATTGTCAGgttatttcaaaaaaataacTTTAAATTTGTACATCTCGATCAACCTATCTTTTTTGTCTAACTTTTCTGTGAGGAATGACTATGGTTATTATCTTAAgcataaaaatgaaaaataaataaattattaggagtagttattataaatttaataaattgaTCATATTGCTAAATGCTTATATTGCATGCATGCTGTAAAAGACAAACTTTTTATGTGGTCTTTGACTAGGGACAAAAAGAGATGAGGAATTAAACATTGAAAGCCCACCAAAACCTATTAATTTcacataattaatttaattatcttgCAATTTTtgttattagtttttttttcctttaattttttggttATTTTTACACTTGTTAACTTTCAGCCCTTTTAAGATAAATAGCCTTTTTATCAACATCCTTCCTTTTCGTTGCATCACTTTAGGGGCATTAAGCAAAGTCATCAAGCTTTCATCTTTAAGTTTCTTTTTTTGCATGCAATGctgcttttttttattattatttatgtaaAGTTATTGGTCACCAAATTAAAGATATTCTTCATTGTGATTGTATAGGATAATGATTGATTTGAATGATAAAAggatcctatacaatttagagtcatttttttttagcaatatATGAATAATAATGAACTAATCAATTAGTGCTATCTAAGCAAAAATGAACACGTAGATTTACAACTTTAATGGGAAACAATATTGATGAATGGAAAATTTTGACTTTGGGGGGTGTATACTAAAATTTTATGACTTCATTAGGCCCTCCTTTAATTTAATTGTAAAAGAATATACTTAAGATAATGAACTTATTGTATTGGATATgaaacttgttttttttattaaggtgaaaagaacacactCTTGAGTGACAATTATGTTACTCGAACTCTTCATTTTATCTCAAGTATCTGCGTCGGATTCTCGACACTCGAACATGTTTAAGACACTTAGACACTTCATTTGGCCAAAATTGTGAATTTTTCACAAATAGCTAAGTCGGACACTTGGATACAGACCTGTATCAAACTCGAATACCCGAATCCAAATAATAGGATGAGAATGTCGTTGTTAGGGGTGATACTCAAAATCTTAATCTCAATGTTTATGTACCAAAGTGGATTACAAGTATACAACCACATATATTCCATTAAACAAGAATGTCCAATTCAATTTGACATTCAAATAAAAACTTCCAAgcaataaaaccaaaaaaaaggcACCAAAGTTCTTCCCCTTCTTTTCATGCAAATAAGAGCACCATATCCAAATAAAGTTACTACTAAAGACAAGTGTTTTTGCTTTACATTTTGACAAGGGACTAATCAAATAATAAACCCacctttttattgaattttactCACAGAAATAACTGTATCAAAAAAATACGAGAAATTTCCCCTTTTTTTCCCTTGACATTAGTTTGAGTGGTCTCTCTCTATATCTCAGTGTTTTGTTCTGTTACAATAAATGTAGACTTTGTATTTTTCCTTAGCTTATACTTTTGCGCTTTACTGATAATATCTGTTAGATTATTATACTACTATTGTTTTTACCACGACTATACCGTCTAACAGTTAGGTAACTGACAGAGCgcaaacgaaaatgataaaggtcgcaacatgcgactaTTAAGCCGTGTCAAGATGATGAGAGGTGTAGCCACttgtaggataagtgggagcttcggcgcaagtAAAATATTTAGTGTTTGTACCTAGAAAATAGTGTGGTCCTATCATTAATGTTTCTATCACGAAAATATGGTcccataatttattattttttgtttttttgtttaaaaaataaaataaattgtgtACTTTTCTACTAAAGTACACTAACATTAATAGTTCATCTTGTTActtttcaagtttcttaattCCCGTGAAAAAGGTCAAACggacactatattatgggacggagggagtagtaaaatattgtatttgatagtaaaaatattaggattactcatagcctacgtggcatatatatatgtacaaaTTGAACTCCAACACGTAAGAtcgcgacctttatcatcacaaGGGCGAAAAGTCTATCATGCGcttattttctctcatttttttTCACCAAAAGAACTTGTTCAATTTAAACTACATAGTCGTATAGTAACACgttaaaaaatacggagtacggAGTAATTGTTTTGCCTTCACAAATACGGAATACCTAATGGTAACgatgttaaaaaaaaaggtatcTAATGGTAACTATTTGGTTACACGTTAAGTTATTTGTTAGTTCGTCCCCTTTTCCTTTCCCAAATATACAAAAGCTCTGATCAAGGGTACTGTGAGTGATCATTATGCAAAAATATGGATTAAGGGGAATGATTATACGAGCTTTTACGTTGAAATTTTGTTGGAAACAACTTTAACTTTCTACGTATGGGCTTGCTAATCCATCGGAATGTCTACAATGATGAATATGCATGGCTTAATTAAGGTGTTAAatccttttatttttggaatATTATAGTGTATTGTCAATTCAAGACCAATCTCAAAACAATAGGTGAATCTGAAGAGTACTGGAGTACAATTCTCTAAAGTTTGAACTTGTGAATTGAATGTGAGACCTCTGATTTTTACTCTGAGATGGGGGCCATGCATAAAATACACTGATTCATTTCAGGTTTCGTTTTGTTTGACTtaatttgacttatttcagaaaaaaataagttcagataagttcagataatataagttcagcaaaaataagtttttttttccagatattttcacacacaaaaaaGTTTacttcagacaaaataagttgttttcggataaaataagttcagataagttcagttaaggccttgttctgttcaccttatttccacttatttcaggaaaaataagtttagataagttcagttaagttcagataagttcagataagataagttcaggaaaaataaggttggccaagtacaatttataactaaaataagttttgataagttctaataagttcagataagttcaggaaaaataaggttggccaagtacaatttataactaaaataagttttgataaattttgataagttctataaattcagataagttcaaataagataagttcaggaaaaataagtggaaattaggtgaatagaacgcagcctaagttcaaataatataagttctgtcaaaataagtccaatagaacggagTCTTGCAACACGTTGCTTTTCACCCTTGTCAATACATATTTTCAACAATTAATCTATTTAATTACTGATAAGTAAAAATTACATAAAATTGATTTTCGCAAAATATACaataagacgaatctaacaagatcacacatgaatatgtttttccaAAAGTATAGATCatgaaaaaataaacaaagtagattatgagaatagtgcaaaaaacaaagtgttgcaactattttaaaacggaggaagtactaagGTTACAGTTAAATCAGGTCGGAGATAGTCTTATAATAGTACCACGGAATGTTATAATATCATAATCTGGATCTTTGGATGTTCAGAAAAAGTTGTCACCTATTCTAAAGTAGTCCTAAATAGTTTTCTGACATATTGTTACTTAAACattaaaagttttaaaaatCATGAAACAATTACGGAGTATGACTTATGAGAGGTTGGGACATGTGACAACGTTAGTCCGAAGATGAAGGGAGATCTCTTAACAAACAAATACTactacatactccctccgtttttcgAAATACTGGGGATAATTTATCTTTTTACGCTTGTCAATGTAAatatttgaacattaatatctctaattttgtattcgtaaaaattataaaaaattgaaattctgAAAGTACATATTGAGATGAATAAAAAAAGAtcccacacgactatatttttccttacccataaatcgcaaatgatagtcaaattaaagtttgtaaatagtgtcaaaagtcaaagtatCCCTATTACTTCAAAACGGATGGAGTAGGAAGTAATAGATAGAGTAATTGGGGTTGATATTTGAATAATATTGAATCCTACTACTTTAGTAAGTGGTACAACTATTTCAGCTCAAATTCCTTGCATAAAAACCTGATTCTTCAAATAACACTAGAAACATCAGCTAGTTTCACTTCATGAACATCCAACCTCTATGAAAGAAGCTCATTTATCAACTTTAGCCTTCAATTGGCTTATGAAGCTGTTCAACCTCTGAATCTGAAAGATGGAGAAACCTGTTTCTCAAGTTCATATGTCTTCAAAACCAAAGgtaacatttatttttcttACCAGTGAAATTCTTGCTGATATTTTCTCACAGTAAATCTTCCTGTTGCTTTCAGTCTGTTACAGAACTTCTTACAGAAATCGCGGTGTTAGAGCTAGAAGTATTGCAATTAGAGAAGTATCTTGTTTCCTTGTATAAAAAAGCACTTGATCGAAGACTAGAATCACTCTCTAAAAACAGCAAAGACATTTTTACAGAACAAAGGATCAGTTCTGATCGTTTTCAGATGAATTCAGATCAATCCATCATTAAACACATTTGTTTAGAAGAACACAACAATGAATCTAAGGAACAAGAAGATGTTCTTGGTTGTAGTATTCACCGCAGTCATTCCTCGTTATCTCATCAGtcatttgcttatccaagcagatTATCTCCTTTAGTAGGAAAGGTTGCTGAAGCTGTAAATTCTTACCATTCCTTGCCTTTGACTATGCTGGAGGTAAATTAATGTTTCTTCCTGTAACTTTCTGTACTAAGACCAATTTCAGTTTGCTATATGAATGCATAAACCACTTCAAGTTTCAGTTTAGGCTgcgttcaccttatttccactagaaaaataagggttgaccaagtataatttataactaaaataagttttgataagttcagataagttcagttaagttcagttcagataagttcaggaaaaataagtaaaaatcaggtgaatagaacgcacctttaatattatattatacatgtatGATTGAACTCGCAAAAAAGTTGCTCAACCCCTGCATTCTGTTACAGAAATACAGACTGAtggtaaaaactattgcttccATCATTTCACCTGAAAACCCTTGATCTGAACTTACTTTtctttaactgaacttattataTTGGCCTGAACCATGGAATTAAAACTCGTTCGTTCCATTACGTAACGGCCGTTCAGTAACCTGTTTCGATTTTCCGTTCCGCAAAACCCCGTTACGTTACGTTACGTTACGGTGTGACAAAAATCACGTCTTTCTCCAGTGTCTTCCGTTACGTAACGGTGACTCGCCGTTTTTTCCCGTTACACCGTTCTTTTACACAAATTGACCATCAATATTTTTGTAATTAGTTATGTACTTTATGAAACATGATATTTCGAGTACTTATTTGTTCACTTAATATAATACTTACTCATATTAGTTTAGATTTGGTTATATTGTGTTGATATAATACTTGTTAGACTTAAAATGTAATAATAAGGCTTAGACATGGTAATGTGGTTTTTTTCATAAAATTCTCACCGCGTCAGCCACGATCCTTCTATTCCTCCGTTACAAGCGATTTCCTCGACAACGCGACCGCATTCGCGTTTTTTTTCTATggcctgaactgaactgaactgaacttattttagttgtacGTTAAGTATCCCGTGTGTTAACTTATTGAAGAAAGTATGATCCTTCTTTATATATGGCAGATGAACAAGCTAGAAAAAGTTCTAGTAGCTAGAAAAAGAAGGGTACTTTTCTGTAACTTAGGAAGAATTTTTGTAGGAAGAAAGATATTCACTTTTGCTACAAAAAATCAGTTCTAGCTTCTTAACTGAATGAGTTCATATTTTTATCTTAATCAGCCAGAAGATTTTGAAGCTTCATATACTGTAACCACCTACAACACCAGTGAAGTTAAAGAGACAGCAAATTGGCTTTCAGAAGAGATGGTCAGGTGCATTTCAGCCATTTACTGTAAACTGGCTGCAAATTCTGTGATCAGCAACAATTTCTCATCACCTGTCGTATCAATTCCATCGTCGATAAGTGGATCACCACTAGCTGAATCTAATCTATGGAGTCCTCTAAGGATAAGTTCATTTCAGGATTTACAGTTCGAATTTAGTGGACCGTACTGTCAAATGGTTGAAGTTCTCCAGATTCATAGGGAAAGTACTGAATTCAGAAATATTGAGCCCATGCTTCAAAATTTTAGGTAATTCTATCATCATTTTACaactgttttttttatttttaatcttgGTTTTGTTCCTGGAATCGGCATTGTTAATGTCTGCAGATCACTTATTAACAAATTGGAAGGAGTAAAACCTAGCAAATTGAATCATAAAGAAAAGCTAGCATTTTGGATTAATGTGCACAATGCTCTTGTGATGCATGTAAGAATCCTATAACCAATAATCCCATTTGAGCATTACAATTTCTGTATCCGTTTGGTTGGGTCTAAAATATTTTCAGTGTAAAACAATTTACAGTGGAAAACACAATTCTAAAATTAGTTATCCGTTGTTTGGTTCCATGTAAGAAAAATGGTGAAACGAAAGGAAAATGAAAGGGAAAGTAAGCAGGTAGTGAAAGGAGTGTACAAGAGAGataaggaaaagaaaggaaaacatTTTCCCGTTCATTTTGAAGGGAAAATAGTTTTCCATCATTAGGAGAGCAATTTTACTCCTAGGGAAAATGGTTTTACACTCCTTTGCAAACCAAACAATGTAAAATTGAAAACAGAGAAGAACTGTTTTCCAgtaaaatgttttacaccctaccaaacggagccttataATCTTCTGCTGCAAAAGTCATCTTTGTGTGTATCGCGAATACAGGCATTTCTGGAGTATGGAGTGCCACAAAACAAGCTTAAACGAGTATCCTTGTTATTAAAGGTTCAAATTGTACTtcttaactattatttatcccCAAACTAAGTTCATAATCATCTGTTTAATTATAAGCTGATTCTGATACACAGGCTGCATATTGTATTGGGAGTCATACTATCAGTGTAAGCATGATCCAGGACTACATTCTCGGAAGCCAATTGCCTCATCCAGGACAAGTATTATCATCTAACTTgataaaaactaattacaattaaTTGGTCTTCAATATTAATGAAATCGTTCTGAAAGTGTATATTTCCATCTGCTTAATTGCAGTGGTTTCATAAATTACTCCATCTTAAGAAAAAATTCAGAACAGGAGACAGAAGAAGAATGTTCGCAATTCAGCACTCAGAACCTCTATCTTACTTCGCCCTTTGCTGTGGAAGCCATTCCGATCCACCAGTAATCCCCAAAACTcataaacttttataaatttgaatcttaCCAATAAAAGTTTGTGCATATATAGTTTCATAATGTTTAACTAACTTGTGTTTCTTGTATATATATAGGTTCATGTATACAGTCCTGAAAGAGTGTTTCAGGACCTGATAGCTGCAAGAAACCAGTACATATTGAGCAACTATCGAGTTCATAAAGAACAAAACAAGATATTGTTGCCAAAGATTGTGGAGAATTATGCCAAAGAATCTGGATTACATCCACCTGAACTCATCAAGATTCTTGAACAAATTCTACCTGCAGATCTTCAGAGAAACATGACTACTTCTAGTTATTACAACAGGCATAAGAAAGGTTGGAAAGGGGTTGAATGGATCTCCCACGATTTCTCTTTTCGTTACCAATTCCCTAAAGAGGTTTTGCAATGATCTTATTTATACCCCACTTAATCACTAATGAGCTGATAATTAAAAAAGGAGTAGATGGTTGATGCATAAACATAGCGCGAAAGGGATACTGATCAAACAGGCTCAAGGTCTTCTGATGACTTTTTGTGTCACTCAATTATGCATGGAGAAGACAAGAAAGTTGATGATCTTTTAATGTTATTGGTGTTGAGCTTATTTGATCACTATTATCTTGATGAAATTGCATTGTTTGTGGTTCAAGTTCAACCTCTAAATATCAGGAGATAAGCTAAGGGAATGGTATTTGGATTTTTGGTTGGTTGCATTTTTGGCATATGTGTGATTGGTCGGTTTCCTTTGTAGTGGTTAAGTGTTACTCAAGAAAGATATGTTTTGTCAAGTTCTTGGGAAATTGTTGGCACTCTCCTTATGTTCCTAATTAACTGCCGCTTTTGCTTTTCGAGATTTAACTCTGGCCTAATCACCCAAATATCAAACAAAGATGAAAAgagcaaaaaaagaaagaaatatatGTGACGAACAATGCTACATTAAATAATACTATGCTCGTAATATGGAGTACATGAATCAAGGTTATGTATGTTCCTCCAAAATGATATGTTAACTACTTATTGTGTAATATTTCAAACAAATTAAATTGTCTTGTAACGATTATGAGAATGGTGACTATTGTAAGCCCTAAATCAAAACATGACTCCAATTACTTCTACCTAGTTTCCACTATTAGGTTAAACTAAGAATACTTGCTAAGAATACTTAATTTTCGGTAAAAATATTTAACTCTATATGAAACTTCTATTACCAGTGGATCGGTTACCTATATGGTAATCTATAGATAACTTTGTAGCAACAATTCGAATTTGTGAATTTTCTTAGCCAAAGACAAACAATAAATTGAGAATGTCAACCATATCGAATCTCATTTACAACTTTCGGATCCTCAATTTTGGTGGTGGTTACATAAAAGTGAgaaaaacacaattccataCCCTAAATTCCAAAATTCTACCTCAACCAGCAGCTTCGTTTCGTTTTGATTGtttttatttcttattttttatttttggcggTCTGCTTATTTTCACTGAAATAGAGAGAGAAACCAACAAACTCCCAAAATAATGGAAATGGAAGAAGAGAGGATAGGAATGGTGTTAGTTCGTGCTTCAGAATTGCGCTCCAAAATCGCCAATTGCATTCAGAAGTCAACAGTCCCAAATCAATCTCAGCTTGAAGGACCTCAAACTAACGGAGATTCAACTTCTTCTGCAAAAAATGGGGAAGAAGCAGATGATGAAACTGAAGCCCTTTTGAACATTTGCTACTCTTTTGATTCCCTTGAGTCTCAGCTCTCTTCTTTGCAAGTAATTCTACTTTTCCCACTCTTAATTTTGTTGTTTTGGTATTTTTTTCATCTGGGTTTTTAGGGTTTGGTGATTCTGTTTCTGGGTTGTTATTTTTGAAGAATTCGTCCATTTTGGTAAAAATTGGTGTATTATTTGAAGATTCGTCAGCATAATTTAGCACTAATTGGTGTTTTTAATAATTGTTTTCGACATCTTCTGCCAATTATGCTGGGTAATCTACTTTTGTTTGCCTTTTAGCTGGTTGAAAATGTTTGATTAGAGAAATGTCCTGTTTATAATATACCTTTTCATTGAGTAATTATATGCCATATGCCTACTTTTATCAATATAATTTCTCAAGTGCCCATTATTGGTGTACTCTTTATCTTGACAAATATAGTGTGCTTTGATAAGGTTGCTATTCTGTTTCCTTTATAACTGGGGGCAAAGTTGTTGCATTTTCGATTCGCTGTCTGCTGATAACTTAAACCCACAAGATGTGAAATGGTGGGAAACTGGTGCCCTGAATTTGGTTTAACATCTTCAAATTGAGCTGTTTTTTACACAATCTCCCCTTGAGTTAAATTACCCTATTGTAGATGTATTGGTCGAATTCGTGTATGACTAGGTTACAAGATTACCCAACTGAAAACTATGAAACAAATGTGTTGTGCCACTTTGCAGCCCCAATCAATTTAGTGAGGCGCCTAAAGATTCTGCTTTTTTGTCATTGGGATGTAAGATGGTCACGGAAATGGGTGCTATCTCAGTCAATTGGAACAAGTGTCTTACAATTTAGTTTACAATTCTTTCAAAcaataataagaatcaaatggaTTACAAGTATGCTACATGCTTTCATGGCTTGTACAACGAAGCTTGTTCATCAGAATCTAGTTTTCATGGCTTGTACAACGAAGCTTTATAAGGTAAAGTAGTCAGGGACTCACGGGTCTTTTGGTAGCCGGCCATAAATGGTGTAaatgggaatgaatttgtatgtaaatttatAAGGAAAATCAACATTCATTTCCATAGTAATGCTACTAACATCCATTACCATTTGGGGGAGTGGTATTTGgtgggaatgcaaatttatgaagaaaaacaccatGTTTGAGATATGCttcattaccatggacattaaaatgttgtttttcttgccaaataacacttagatttattcccATTCCCACCATTTATTACCGGCTAACAAACGTGCCGTCAGGGGAAGTAACCAATGTGATATGAACTGGTTCACTTACTGATTTAATGTAAAGGTTGTAGTGTGTAGCTAAGTTGTAGTCGTTTCAGGCTGTATGCTACATGATGTTGTGCTACAATGTGTCTAACTCTTGGAATATTTGATTTGGATCAGGCTCTAAGACAACAACAGCAATATGAAAGAGAAGCTGTAATTGGAGAGATTGAGTACAACCGTAAGATGTTGCTTAAGAAGCTCAGTGAGTATACAGGGGAACACTCGGACGTGATACAAGAAGCAGAAGTTTTTGCTAGTATGAAGGTTGAGCATGACAATGAGTTACTTCTTCCACCATATCCATCCCATTCTCTAGTCTTAGACAAGAACTACCTCTCACGTGCTCCATATTCACGTAAGCTCACACAAAACGGTCTGAATGGAGGCAACAAATCCAAGGAAATTCAAACTCGGAGTAAATCCAACAAGTTATGGGGAGGATTGAGATTTCTTGTTCATTCCACTGCCAAGTCAATGCTT encodes:
- the LOC110790370 gene encoding uncharacterized protein isoform X1; translation: MEKPVSQVHMSSKPKSVTELLTEIAVLELEVLQLEKYLVSLYKKALDRRLESLSKNSKDIFTEQRISSDRFQMNSDQSIIKHICLEEHNNESKEQEDVLGCSIHRSHSSLSHQSFAYPSRLSPLVGKVAEAVNSYHSLPLTMLEPEDFEASYTVTTYNTSEVKETANWLSEEMVRCISAIYCKLAANSVISNNFSSPVVSIPSSISGSPLAESNLWSPLRISSFQDLQFEFSGPYCQMVEVLQIHRESTEFRNIEPMLQNFRSLINKLEGVKPSKLNHKEKLAFWINVHNALVMHSSLCVSRIQAFLEYGVPQNKLKRVSLLLKAAYCIGSHTISVSMIQDYILGSQLPHPGQWFHKLLHLKKKFRTGDRRRMFAIQHSEPLSYFALCCGSHSDPPVHVYSPERVFQDLIAARNQYILSNYRVHKEQNKILLPKIVENYAKESGLHPPELIKILEQILPADLQRNMTTSSYYNRHKKGWKGVEWISHDFSFRYQFPKEVLQ
- the LOC110790370 gene encoding uncharacterized protein isoform X2, whose translation is MEKPVSQVHMSSKPKSVTELLTEIAVLELEVLQLEKYLVSLYKKALDRRLESLSKNSKDIFTEQRISSDRFQMNSDQSIIKHICLEEHNNESKEQEDVLGCSIHRSHSSLSHQSFAYPSRLSPLVGKVAEAVNSYHSLPLTMLEPEDFEASYTVTTYNTSEVKETANWLSEEMVRCISAIYCKLAANSVISNNFSSPVVSIPSSISGSPLAESNLWSPLRISSFQDLQFEFSGPYCQMVEVLQIHRESTEFRNIEPMLQNFRSLINKLEGVKPSKLNHKEKLAFWINVHNALVMHAFLEYGVPQNKLKRVSLLLKAAYCIGSHTISVSMIQDYILGSQLPHPGQWFHKLLHLKKKFRTGDRRRMFAIQHSEPLSYFALCCGSHSDPPVHVYSPERVFQDLIAARNQYILSNYRVHKEQNKILLPKIVENYAKESGLHPPELIKILEQILPADLQRNMTTSSYYNRHKKGWKGVEWISHDFSFRYQFPKEVLQ
- the LOC110790373 gene encoding plastid division protein PDV2, which encodes MEMEEERIGMVLVRASELRSKIANCIQKSTVPNQSQLEGPQTNGDSTSSAKNGEEADDETEALLNICYSFDSLESQLSSLQALRQQQQYEREAVIGEIEYNRKMLLKKLSEYTGEHSDVIQEAEVFASMKVEHDNELLLPPYPSHSLVLDKNYLSRAPYSRKLTQNGLNGGNKSKEIQTRSKSNKLWGGLRFLVHSTAKSMLTLVGVISLLSLAGFEPKLQKKGTNLNVLTLFQQPGAKLKALGARCPPGKVPMMEDGEIRCIVKERVEIPFDSVADSPGVNYGCG